A genome region from Blautia coccoides includes the following:
- a CDS encoding galactose ABC transporter substrate-binding protein — MKMKKILAAGVIFCMSTLLLCACGEQQQSASDKIHAGVICYNQSDTFLEQLITCFKEQLNELGGQEFKTTVTLRDAAGSQRTQNDQVKELIDAGCNVLCVNLVDRADPSEIIDLARDNDVPIIFFNREPVAEDLMQWDKLYYVGAEAKQSGVMQGELAADVIQANSQIDRNKDGKIQYVVLEGEPGHQDAIIRTENAVDTLKNKGIELEKLSYGIANWNRAQAQNRMLLLISQYQSKIELVLANNDDMALGAIDAYKKLNYSESALPVFFGVDGTDVGLQAVLDSEMSGTVYNDKEGQAEAMAKLAVALVSGRGMEDIKFEKEKYIYLPYSKVTIDNVGDYLRKEK; from the coding sequence ATGAAAATGAAAAAGATATTGGCCGCAGGAGTGATTTTCTGCATGAGTACACTGCTCTTATGTGCCTGCGGTGAACAGCAGCAGTCAGCGTCAGATAAGATTCACGCGGGAGTGATCTGTTATAATCAAAGTGATACATTCCTTGAGCAATTGATCACCTGCTTTAAAGAGCAGCTCAATGAGCTGGGAGGCCAGGAGTTTAAGACCACTGTGACTCTTCGGGATGCGGCCGGCTCCCAGAGGACACAGAACGATCAGGTGAAGGAACTAATCGATGCGGGCTGTAATGTTCTCTGTGTGAATCTGGTAGACCGGGCAGATCCGTCGGAGATCATTGATCTTGCCAGGGATAATGACGTACCTATCATATTTTTTAACAGGGAACCAGTGGCAGAGGATCTGATGCAGTGGGACAAGCTCTATTATGTGGGTGCGGAAGCAAAACAATCCGGTGTAATGCAGGGGGAACTGGCTGCCGACGTGATACAGGCCAACAGCCAGATTGACCGCAATAAGGATGGCAAGATCCAGTATGTGGTCCTGGAAGGAGAGCCGGGCCATCAGGATGCCATTATCCGCACGGAAAATGCGGTGGATACGCTGAAAAATAAGGGAATCGAACTGGAGAAGCTGAGCTATGGGATCGCGAACTGGAATCGTGCACAGGCACAGAACCGTATGCTGCTGCTCATAAGCCAGTATCAGAGTAAGATCGAGCTGGTTTTGGCAAATAATGATGATATGGCGCTTGGGGCCATTGATGCTTATAAGAAGTTAAATTATTCTGAGTCTGCCCTCCCGGTGTTTTTTGGAGTTGATGGTACAGATGTGGGTCTGCAGGCGGTCCTGGATTCGGAGATGTCAGGGACGGTATATAATGACAAGGAAGGACAGGCGGAGGCAATGGCCAAGTTAGCTGTGGCACTTGTTTCAGGAAGGGGTATGGAAGACATTAAATTTGAAAAAGAGAAATATATTTATCTGCCGTATTCCAAGGTTACAATAGATAATGTGGGCGATTACCTCAGGAAAGAGAAATAG
- a CDS encoding sugar ABC transporter substrate-binding protein: protein MKNSKRLFILIEAVLAVMVVILAAVMLREKNGKALDKVSVIIQNSDDNQWSAFKYGLRMAAEDQKIEMFVVSTGGGLTAEEAKSMIEREIENGADAVIVQPVPGADTERMLRNIEKKIPVMLVGCTASKEKETSALPTTEPDHYAMGRALAEELLKDYNGNINGKTLGILSETADSEAAVNREKGVRDALRDTGAVVSWSVYDSFEETEENLLGAHPRVDIVIALDDNSLTTAGKTAAAKNLHGALVYGIGNSTEAVYYLDTGFAECLVVPDEFNVGYQSLTEAAESLKHSFHKMQDRTVSYTVIRRDTLFSKENQEVLFTMSQ, encoded by the coding sequence ATGAAAAACAGCAAAAGATTGTTTATTCTGATAGAAGCGGTTTTGGCTGTAATGGTAGTCATACTGGCTGCCGTTATGCTTCGGGAAAAAAACGGAAAAGCACTTGATAAGGTTTCTGTGATCATTCAGAATTCGGATGACAACCAGTGGTCTGCGTTCAAATATGGGCTGAGAATGGCAGCAGAGGACCAGAAAATTGAGATGTTTGTAGTCAGCACCGGTGGCGGGCTGACGGCAGAGGAAGCAAAGAGCATGATCGAACGCGAGATTGAGAATGGAGCCGACGCGGTGATAGTACAGCCGGTTCCGGGGGCTGACACAGAGAGAATGCTAAGAAATATAGAAAAAAAGATTCCGGTCATGCTTGTGGGATGCACGGCGTCAAAGGAAAAAGAGACTTCTGCGCTTCCGACCACTGAACCGGATCATTATGCCATGGGCAGAGCTTTGGCAGAAGAACTGCTGAAAGATTATAACGGAAATATAAATGGAAAGACATTAGGGATCCTTTCAGAAACGGCTGATTCAGAAGCGGCGGTCAATCGGGAAAAGGGGGTCCGTGATGCTCTGAGAGACACCGGCGCCGTGGTAAGCTGGTCTGTCTACGATTCCTTTGAGGAGACAGAAGAAAATCTGTTGGGAGCACATCCAAGAGTGGATATCGTGATCGCTCTTGATGATAACAGTCTGACCACAGCCGGAAAAACGGCTGCGGCCAAGAATCTGCATGGAGCCTTAGTGTATGGGATCGGGAATTCTACGGAAGCCGTCTATTATCTGGACACAGGCTTTGCGGAATGTCTGGTGGTGCCTGACGAATTTAATGTTGGATATCAAAGCCTGACAGAAGCGGCAGAGAGTTTAAAGCATTCCTTCCACAAAATGCAGGATAGAACCGTTTCCTATACGGTCATCCGCAGAGATACACTGTTTTCAAAAGAAAATCAGGAAGTTCTCTTTACAATGAGCCAATAA
- a CDS encoding ABC transporter ATP-binding protein, whose protein sequence is MLQVNHLYKSYKTGNTTYEVLKDVSFSIEEGEFVAVMGPSGSGKTTLLNCISCFIPHDKGEILLDGVNISNMKEEQIAKIRNEKLGFVFQDFMLLDGLNVFENVCVPKVIHQEPYRQMETKAEKLLKMFDIADIAKKFPAEISGGQKQRTAVARALMNNPLLILADEPTGNLDSRSSEAVIGAFLEAQKELNATTFMVTHDSFSASYCDRVIVMKDGRVYTELTSNGDHRQFMEELLDVLRKMNGGE, encoded by the coding sequence ATGTTACAGGTGAATCATTTATACAAAAGCTATAAGACAGGAAATACCACATACGAGGTATTAAAGGATGTCTCTTTTTCCATCGAGGAAGGGGAATTTGTGGCAGTTATGGGACCGTCCGGTTCGGGGAAAACAACCCTTTTAAACTGTATTTCCTGCTTCATACCACACGACAAAGGAGAAATCCTGTTGGACGGAGTCAATATATCCAATATGAAAGAGGAACAGATCGCAAAAATAAGAAATGAAAAGCTGGGGTTTGTTTTTCAGGATTTCATGCTTCTGGATGGTCTGAATGTATTTGAAAATGTATGTGTGCCAAAAGTTATCCACCAGGAACCATACAGGCAGATGGAGACAAAAGCAGAAAAGCTCCTGAAAATGTTTGATATTGCGGATATTGCAAAAAAATTTCCGGCAGAGATATCCGGCGGACAGAAACAGAGAACCGCAGTGGCAAGGGCGCTTATGAATAATCCGCTTTTGATCCTTGCAGATGAACCCACAGGTAATCTGGACAGCCGTTCCAGCGAGGCAGTGATCGGGGCTTTTTTAGAGGCTCAGAAGGAATTAAATGCCACTACATTTATGGTAACCCATGACAGTTTTTCCGCTAGTTATTGTGACAGGGTGATCGTGATGAAGGACGGAAGGGTATATACAGAATTGACAAGCAATGGCGATCACAGACAATTCATGGAAGAGCTTTTAGATGTTTTGAGAAAAATGAACGGTGGTGAATAA
- a CDS encoding ABC transporter permease: MKLSGLFAKLRKNNKKEYLQFQFCVTLSILLITSYLVIYGSGLVQKTLPNGGDSRKIADMIFFLAAAGCVMFSIYAASLFLRYKSRETGIFLALGAGKRNLARALFMEMGKMMALCSLAGILMGVIFGSIIGVIFEKIASSGNDNHFSISIFGVIGGVVYSLLLILCVGVMCVRFMKRSNIMDIINEQRRQEPLKRSVTLSYLVSGVVMIVLGVAIGYFLPIITVRVSGHWLGWWTNLFYISAAVGLYRILVYSIAAHKKGKNPQKYYDNVISYGMLKFQGGSIVRNMLVIALLLMGVMLGIFYLPLQGEHGLEKAEDDISYRYPVDVDELSKEDVFSLADQYQVSVKDYREAEFIQVLGDGVSREDVDENNNLIEEYKEQYFYYECIGASQFEILTGKETEVAEGHYKIIQSEEAKENIFNKFDDMTRLYMQNEEDFIPMEYDGLVTYHSLVMDMGFNAQTRYIVSDADYEKLRAGITDDKIIRQVLFNIEDSEQTYAYCEKLFEQFCGRASDSMDHISAYNAYQSKVLGDDYSYNLQGIYDGKRPALEQDWLYRPTIVPLEKENAAMRRAIYLLLFAYIAIICLASESIILYTRSQNVALKNSQIFMDLEKLGANKKYLRGLLKGQISKCFVLPTVMGCLLMFIYELLIMWQNDGVMTAREVGIAGLMAVVIAVIWGYQFFLYRISLKKSEKILKI; the protein is encoded by the coding sequence ATGAAGCTGAGCGGATTATTTGCAAAATTAAGGAAAAACAATAAAAAAGAATATCTGCAGTTCCAGTTCTGTGTGACACTTTCTATTCTGCTGATCACCTCCTATCTGGTCATATACGGAAGCGGCCTGGTGCAGAAAACTTTGCCAAACGGGGGAGACTCCAGAAAAATAGCAGATATGATCTTCTTTCTTGCAGCGGCAGGATGCGTAATGTTCAGTATCTATGCGGCCAGTCTGTTTTTGAGATATAAGAGCAGGGAGACAGGGATTTTCCTTGCGCTGGGGGCCGGAAAAAGGAATCTTGCCAGAGCATTATTCATGGAAATGGGCAAGATGATGGCTCTGTGTTCCCTGGCAGGTATTCTTATGGGAGTTATCTTTGGGAGTATCATCGGTGTTATATTTGAAAAAATAGCAAGCAGCGGGAATGATAATCACTTTTCTATTTCCATTTTCGGAGTTATAGGCGGTGTTGTTTACAGTCTCCTTTTGATCCTATGTGTGGGAGTCATGTGTGTGCGGTTCATGAAGAGGAGTAATATCATGGATATCATCAATGAACAGCGCAGACAGGAGCCTTTGAAAAGGAGTGTGACATTGTCCTATCTGGTATCGGGCGTCGTGATGATCGTCTTAGGCGTGGCAATAGGCTATTTTCTGCCCATTATAACCGTTAGAGTAAGCGGGCACTGGCTGGGATGGTGGACAAATCTGTTCTATATTTCTGCGGCAGTGGGACTTTACCGCATTTTGGTCTATTCCATAGCTGCGCACAAAAAGGGGAAAAATCCACAGAAATATTATGATAATGTGATATCTTACGGCATGCTCAAATTTCAAGGAGGCTCTATTGTAAGAAATATGCTTGTCATTGCGCTGCTGCTTATGGGAGTTATGCTGGGCATCTTTTATCTGCCTCTTCAGGGAGAACACGGTTTAGAAAAAGCCGAGGATGATATATCTTATCGGTATCCGGTTGATGTGGATGAATTGTCTAAAGAAGATGTGTTTTCTTTGGCAGACCAGTATCAGGTCTCTGTAAAGGATTACAGGGAGGCAGAGTTCATCCAGGTTTTGGGGGATGGCGTGAGCCGTGAGGATGTGGATGAGAACAATAACCTTATAGAAGAATATAAGGAACAATATTTTTACTATGAATGTATCGGCGCATCTCAGTTTGAGATTTTGACCGGAAAAGAGACAGAGGTTGCAGAAGGCCATTACAAAATAATACAATCGGAAGAGGCAAAGGAAAATATTTTTAACAAATTCGATGATATGACCAGGCTGTATATGCAGAATGAAGAGGATTTTATTCCCATGGAATACGATGGTCTGGTGACATATCATTCTCTTGTGATGGACATGGGATTTAATGCCCAGACAAGGTATATTGTCAGTGATGCGGATTATGAAAAACTGAGAGCCGGTATCACGGATGACAAAATAATACGCCAGGTATTGTTCAATATAGAGGACAGTGAACAGACCTATGCATACTGTGAAAAACTGTTTGAACAGTTCTGCGGCAGAGCATCGGACAGTATGGATCACATTTCTGCTTATAATGCATATCAGTCAAAAGTTCTGGGAGACGATTATAGCTATAATTTACAGGGGATTTATGACGGAAAAAGACCGGCCCTGGAACAGGATTGGCTTTACAGACCAACGATTGTGCCCCTTGAAAAAGAAAATGCCGCTATGAGGCGTGCGATCTATTTACTGCTGTTTGCATATATTGCCATTATATGTCTAGCTTCTGAGAGCATTATTTTATATACAAGAAGTCAGAATGTGGCACTGAAAAACAGTCAGATTTTCATGGATCTGGAAAAATTAGGGGCAAATAAAAAGTACCTCCGCGGTCTTTTAAAAGGTCAAATCAGCAAATGTTTTGTCCTGCCTACGGTTATGGGATGTCTTCTGATGTTCATCTATGAACTTTTGATCATGTGGCAGAATGACGGTGTCATGACAGCAAGAGAAGTGGGCATCGCGGGTTTGATGGCGGTTGTGATTGCCGTTATATGGGGATACCAGTTCTTCCTATATAGGATTTCTTTGAAAAAGTCAGAGAAAATCCTGAAAATATAA